In Toxoplasma gondii ME49 chromosome VIII, whole genome shotgun sequence, a single genomic region encodes these proteins:
- the DIM1 gene encoding splicing factor DIM1, putative (encoded by transcript TGME49_270140~Gene product name based on ToxoDB Community Expert Annotation. PMID 17177886, 11015569.), with amino-acid sequence MSYMLQHLHSGWQVDQAILTEEERLVCIRFGHDYDPECMKMDEQLYKVAEDVKNFCVIYLVDTTEVPDFTTMYELYDPVTVMFFYRNKHMMIDLGTGNNNKINWALNNKQELIDIIECIYRGARKGRGLVISPKDYSTKYRY; translated from the exons ATGTCGTACATGCTCCAGCATCTTCACTCTGGCTGGCAGGTG GACCAGGCCATCTTGACGGAGGAGGAGCGATTGGTG TGCATCCGCTTCGGGCATGACTACGACCCCGAGTGTATGAAGATGGACGAACAGCTCTACAAGGTTGCTGAAGACGTGAAGAATTTTTGTGTCATTTATCTT GTAGACACCACAGAGGTCCCCGATTTTACGACGATGTATGAGCTCTACGACCCCGTCACCGTCATGTTCTTCTACAG AAACAAACACATGATGATTGACCTCGGGACAGGTAACAACAACAAAATCAACTGGGCGCTGAACAACAAGCAGGAGCTGATCGACATCATCGAGTGTATCTACAGAGGCGCCCGAAAAG GCCGAGGACTGGTAATTTCTCCGAAGGATTACTCGACGAAGTATCGCTACTAG
- a CDS encoding hypothetical protein (encoded by transcript TGME49_270130) produces the protein MSQRSREGDKERTTKIKNTSACLCAKSCEYVVAKADRQDLARKTVSKETRCLAHASRLTLRCLYTSKLHNSRAANTGEFSKSDRWRSHGIPSPLSLTTSLRRMCASVCPRKKENRRPANPQTTTLSADRPRGDSCLQSRRDTVALKRARTLAIFSQMLLPLIFEKAERFSSD, from the coding sequence ATGAGCCAACGTTcacgagaaggcgacaaagaaaggacgacgaagatcAAGAATACTTCTGCATGTTTGTGCGCCAAAAGCTGCGAATATGTCGTCGCAAAGGCAGACAGACAAGATTTAGCGAGAAAGACGGTTTCTAAGGAAACGCGCTGCCTGGCACACGCCTCGCGTCTGACGCTaaggtgtctgtacacctcaaAATTGCACAACTCGAGAGCAGCGAACACAGGTGAATTTTCGAAGTCTGACCGGTGGAGAAGTCATGGAATTCCGTCACCCCTTTCTCTCACAACATCTTTACGGCGAATGTGTGCGTCTGTGTgcccgagaaaaaaggagaatcGTCGACCAGCGAACCCCCAAACGACGACTTTGTCGGCAGACCGGCCTAGAGGGGACAGCTGTCTGCAGAGCCGGCGCGACACCGTTGCTCTAAAACGAGCCCGTACTCTCGCTATTTTCTCTCAGATGCTGTTGCCTCTGATATTCGAGAAGGCtgagcgtttttcttctgatTGA
- the TLP1 gene encoding thioredoxin-like protein TLP1 (encoded by transcript TGME49_270120~Product name based on PMID:17784785 .) yields the protein MPRSAFRAQQRAKSAGETASNWVNSLLPIAASLSFPAFFSPAGREFCVPGPPFFDSASSDRYSETTMLALRRGAATLLAPRSRFFSSVNSFSSFSASSLFSWRQRFSLGATGILQRQTATADIRNRFCGDFQVRTIVNRVKKAEDFQKVTDSEEDCSVKVVQFSASWCGPCRQVTPTIEGWSEKMPASEVQFFHVDIDECPELAEEYDISSVPTFLFFKNGKKVNTVVGGNTAKIEEAIKTSAN from the exons ATGCCGCGTTCAGCTTTTCGCGCCCAACAACGCGCGAAGTCAGCCGGCGAAACGGCTTCAAACTGGGTCAATTCCCTCTTACCAATTGCTGCTTCCCTTTCATTTCctgcttttttttcgccgGCTGGACGTGAATTTTGTGTGCCTGGGCCGCCTTTTTTTGACTCCGCCTCCTCAGACCGGTACTCGGAGACCACTATGTTGGCACTTCGGCGCGGCGCAGCCACTCTGCTGGCTCCTCgttcgcgttttttttcttccgtcaattccttctcctctttctctgcgtcctctctcttctcatgGAGACAGAGGTTTTCTTTGGGGGCTACTGGCATCCTGCAGCGACAAACGGCGACCGCCGACATCCGGAACCGCTTCTGCGGAGATTTCCAAGTTCGAACGATCGTCAAC CGCgtgaagaaggcggaagatTTCCAGAAAGTGACCGACTCTGAAGAAGACTGTTCAGTGAAGGTGGTCcagttctctgcctcctggTGTGGGCCTTGCCGCCAAGTGACTCCAACC ATCGAGGGATGGAGTGAGAAGATGCCGGCCAGCGAGGTCCAGTTCTTCCATGTGGATATCGACGAGTGCCCAG AACTCGCGGAAGAGTACGACATTTCCAGCGTCCcgacttttctcttttttaaaaacggaaaaaaagtCAACACAGTCGTGG GCGGCAACACGGCAAAGATCGAAGAAGCGATCAAAACGAGCGCCAACTGA